A genomic region of uncultured Paludibaculum sp. contains the following coding sequences:
- a CDS encoding isocitrate/isopropylmalate dehydrogenase family protein — MKEHKIAWLPGDGIGPEVCDAARLVLDASGFRAEYIHGDIGWEFWRTEGDPLPPRTLDLLRSTDCAFFGAITSKPGPDALRELAPELHGHGFVYRSPIVRMRQMLDLYVCRRPCKAFRGNPLNYRNDIDIVVFRENTEGMYIGVEYPVVPDSFLNEPGMQRIPPDAAISIRSVTRHACRRIVEAAFECAVKHGRRRVTAVHKANVLRATCGVFLDEAQKIASQYPQVEFDTANVDAMCMWLVKNPQNFDIIVTTNLFGDILSDLCAQLIGGMGFAYSGNIGDRYAVFEPTHGSAPKYAGQNKVNPLATILAARDMVEWLGELDRAKAIESAVAAVIEQGQVRTYDMGGFATTSQMAQAVATRVSAFCHV, encoded by the coding sequence ATGAAAGAACACAAGATCGCTTGGCTGCCTGGAGACGGCATAGGGCCGGAAGTCTGTGACGCCGCACGCCTGGTCCTCGACGCCTCAGGATTTCGGGCCGAGTACATTCACGGCGACATCGGCTGGGAGTTCTGGAGGACTGAAGGCGACCCGCTTCCCCCGCGCACGTTGGACCTGCTTCGTTCGACGGATTGCGCCTTCTTCGGCGCCATCACGTCCAAGCCGGGACCCGACGCACTTCGAGAGCTGGCGCCCGAACTCCATGGGCACGGGTTCGTCTACCGCAGCCCGATTGTCCGGATGCGGCAGATGCTGGACCTGTACGTCTGCCGTCGGCCCTGCAAGGCCTTCCGCGGCAACCCTCTGAACTACCGGAACGACATCGACATCGTTGTCTTTCGCGAGAACACCGAGGGCATGTACATCGGTGTCGAGTATCCGGTGGTGCCGGACAGCTTCCTGAACGAACCCGGCATGCAGCGGATTCCGCCGGATGCGGCCATCTCGATCCGCAGTGTGACGCGCCATGCCTGTCGCCGTATCGTCGAAGCGGCATTCGAGTGCGCCGTGAAGCACGGCAGGAGAAGGGTCACCGCCGTCCACAAGGCCAACGTCCTGCGAGCCACTTGCGGAGTCTTTCTGGACGAGGCGCAGAAGATCGCCTCACAATACCCGCAAGTTGAGTTCGATACAGCCAACGTCGATGCCATGTGTATGTGGCTGGTCAAGAATCCGCAGAACTTCGACATCATCGTGACGACGAATCTCTTCGGCGACATTCTCTCCGACCTGTGCGCGCAACTCATCGGCGGGATGGGTTTCGCCTACAGTGGCAACATCGGCGACAGGTATGCCGTGTTTGAACCCACACACGGCTCCGCTCCGAAGTATGCCGGTCAGAACAAGGTCAATCCCCTGGCGACGATTCTGGCGGCAAGGGACATGGTGGAGTGGCTCGGCGAACTCGATAGGGCAAAGGCGATCGAGTCCGCCGTGGCCGCCGTGATTGAACAAGGGCAGGTCCGCACCTACGACATGGGCGGCTTCGCGACCACGTCGCAGATGGCTCAGGCCGTGGCCACGCGGGTGAGCGCCTTCTGCCACGTTTGA
- the leuD gene encoding 3-isopropylmalate dehydratase small subunit (catalyzes the isomerization between 2-isopropylmalate and 3-isopropylmalate in leucine biosynthesis) has product MSSDSLVLRGRVAVVLGDNIDTDIIYPGRYLNITDRALTAEHLFELTYPEVRGQLKPGDIIVAARNFGCGSSREQAAAAIKYAGAGAVLASSFARIFYRNAINLGLPAVVAPLASVDCTVGDELEIELSAGAIRNLTSGKAFAAARLDPRAIELLQAGGLIPYLKQKHAA; this is encoded by the coding sequence ATGTCCAGCGACAGTCTAGTGCTGCGCGGCCGTGTGGCCGTGGTCCTGGGGGACAACATCGATACCGACATCATCTATCCTGGCCGTTACCTGAACATCACGGACCGGGCTCTGACGGCCGAACACCTCTTCGAGTTGACCTACCCGGAGGTCCGCGGCCAGCTGAAGCCCGGCGACATCATTGTCGCGGCTCGGAACTTCGGCTGCGGCTCCAGCCGCGAACAGGCCGCGGCCGCCATCAAGTACGCCGGGGCCGGTGCGGTGCTCGCATCGAGCTTTGCCCGCATCTTCTACCGCAATGCCATCAACTTGGGACTCCCGGCCGTGGTCGCGCCGTTGGCCAGCGTGGATTGCACGGTCGGCGACGAACTGGAAATCGAGCTTTCTGCGGGCGCAATCCGGAACCTGACCAGTGGCAAGGCCTTCGCGGCTGCCCGGCTGGATCCGCGGGCCATTGAACTGCTGCAGGCCGGCGGGCTGATCCCCTATTTGAAGCAGAAGCACGCGGCGTAA
- a CDS encoding 3-isopropylmalate dehydratase large subunit, which translates to MRMTMAEKILARASGLESVRPDQIVVADVDLALSHENADLVRKSFAEIGVPRVWDPSKIVIILDHRIPAESEKTATTHKAVREFVAAQGIANFYDVGRGGICHQVLAERGHVRPGMVVVGTDSHTTTHGAFGAFATGIGATEMAGVWTEGKLWFKVPSTIRIEVRGAFRPWISAKDLILYLIGQLGAAGADYRAVEFDGPAIRSMTVASRMVLANLSMEMGAKVAFTPVDELSADEGAEYERIIRVDASTELDQPQIACPHSVDNVRPLSALAGLPVHQAVLGSCTNGRLEDLEVAARIVKGRTVHPRTRLIIIPASQQVYREAMRRGYLETLVDAGAIVNPPGCGPCVGVHQGILAAGENCVSSTNRNFHGRMGSKDSFVYLASPAVVAASAIAGELAHPESVVKEELPCPATV; encoded by the coding sequence ATGCGCATGACGATGGCGGAGAAGATACTCGCCCGCGCCTCGGGTCTGGAGTCCGTCCGCCCCGACCAGATTGTCGTCGCCGACGTCGACTTGGCCTTGAGCCATGAGAACGCCGACCTGGTCCGCAAGAGCTTCGCCGAGATCGGAGTGCCCCGCGTCTGGGACCCCTCGAAGATTGTGATCATCCTCGATCACCGTATCCCGGCGGAATCGGAGAAGACCGCGACCACCCACAAAGCGGTGCGCGAGTTTGTGGCCGCGCAGGGTATTGCGAACTTCTACGATGTCGGCCGCGGCGGCATCTGCCACCAGGTGTTGGCCGAGCGTGGCCATGTGCGGCCTGGCATGGTGGTAGTGGGCACGGATTCCCACACAACGACACACGGCGCTTTCGGCGCTTTCGCCACGGGCATCGGCGCCACGGAAATGGCTGGGGTTTGGACCGAAGGAAAGCTGTGGTTCAAGGTTCCGTCCACGATTCGCATCGAAGTGCGCGGGGCGTTCCGGCCCTGGATCTCCGCCAAAGACCTCATCCTCTACTTGATCGGGCAACTGGGCGCGGCCGGAGCCGACTACCGCGCCGTCGAGTTCGATGGCCCGGCCATCCGGTCGATGACGGTTGCATCCCGCATGGTGCTGGCGAATCTCTCGATGGAAATGGGCGCCAAGGTCGCGTTTACGCCGGTGGACGAGCTGTCGGCGGATGAAGGCGCAGAGTATGAGCGGATCATCCGTGTCGACGCCTCCACCGAACTGGATCAGCCGCAAATCGCCTGCCCGCATTCAGTCGACAATGTGAGACCTTTATCCGCACTGGCGGGACTGCCCGTACATCAGGCCGTACTCGGCAGCTGCACCAATGGCCGACTCGAGGATCTCGAAGTGGCGGCGCGCATCGTCAAAGGGCGAACAGTGCATCCGCGGACCCGGCTCATCATCATCCCCGCTTCCCAGCAGGTCTACCGCGAAGCCATGCGGCGCGGATACCTGGAAACGTTGGTCGATGCGGGTGCGATTGTGAATCCGCCGGGATGCGGACCCTGCGTCGGCGTTCATCAGGGCATCCTGGCCGCCGGCGAGAATTGCGTTTCTTCCACCAACCGGAATTTCCACGGACGGATGGGCAGCAAGGACTCTTTTGTTTATCTCGCCAGTCCCGCCGTGGTTGCCGCATCGGCCATTGCCGGTGAACTGGCGCACCCTGAGTCCGTCGTGAAGGAGGAACTGCCATGTCCAGCGACAGTCTAG
- a CDS encoding isocitrate lyase/PEP mutase family protein, with translation MNHQASILRTALLRRQALVVPGCHDALSARIVESAGFAAIQVSGFGVAGSLLARPDVGLVDMKDILDITGYIVRAVQIPVMADIDTGGGNAINAAQITERLIEMNVAGVNIEDQVFPKRCGHMAGKQVIPAEEMAGKIRAMADSRRRLGSELVINARTDSYAVLGLDEAIRRANLYLAAGADMAFLDGIGTRADIERAAREIHGLLSVNLMDAVTGVKTELIPIPELAAMGIARVSIPVASIMVMHRALTDFFQALHSAPTGILPGETQRISTFQEYTSFVGLPQYRKLEHEYLQGDPLCA, from the coding sequence TTGAACCACCAAGCATCCATCCTGCGTACCGCGTTGCTTCGCAGACAGGCGCTGGTTGTGCCGGGATGTCACGACGCGCTCAGCGCCCGGATTGTTGAAAGCGCGGGCTTTGCAGCGATCCAAGTGAGCGGATTTGGCGTGGCCGGCAGCCTCCTCGCCCGGCCGGATGTCGGTCTCGTCGACATGAAAGACATCCTCGACATCACGGGGTACATCGTGCGCGCCGTGCAGATCCCTGTGATGGCCGATATCGACACCGGCGGCGGAAATGCCATCAACGCCGCCCAGATCACGGAGCGCCTCATTGAGATGAATGTCGCTGGGGTGAACATCGAAGATCAGGTCTTCCCCAAGCGCTGTGGACACATGGCTGGGAAGCAGGTGATCCCGGCTGAAGAGATGGCCGGGAAGATCAGAGCGATGGCTGACAGCCGCCGCCGGCTCGGCTCAGAGTTGGTGATCAACGCCCGCACCGATTCATACGCGGTCCTGGGCCTGGACGAGGCGATCCGACGAGCCAATCTTTACCTTGCCGCCGGCGCCGACATGGCCTTCCTCGATGGAATCGGAACCCGGGCCGACATTGAACGGGCTGCGCGGGAGATCCACGGTCTTCTGTCCGTCAACCTGATGGACGCCGTGACTGGCGTGAAGACCGAGTTGATTCCCATCCCGGAACTGGCCGCCATGGGTATCGCGCGGGTGAGCATCCCTGTCGCCTCCATCATGGTGATGCATCGGGCCCTGACTGACTTCTTCCAGGCGCTACACTCGGCGCCCACCGGCATCCTGCCCGGCGAGACCCAGCGCATCAGCACCTTCCAGGAGTACACCTCCTTCGTAGGACTGCCGCAGTACAGGAAACTGGAGCACGAGTACCTGCAGGGAGACCCGCTATGCGCATGA
- a CDS encoding ECF-type sigma factor, whose translation MAASEQITAILADLAVGEEGARDRLLTAIYQELRRVAAAQLRQERPNHTLQPTALVHEACMRLLRTPGNWKNREHLFRTAAQMMRRILTDYARARGADKRGGLAENVAIDDLIQLPAAWSGLSMEEMIALDAAIDRLKEKDERQSIVVEMRFFAGLSEEEIAEALQVSARTVKRDWESARSWLYGQLRVKGN comes from the coding sequence TTGGCTGCATCCGAGCAAATTACGGCCATCCTCGCCGACCTGGCGGTCGGGGAAGAGGGCGCGCGCGACCGGTTGCTGACCGCGATTTATCAGGAGTTGCGGCGGGTGGCCGCAGCACAACTGCGGCAGGAACGTCCGAACCACACACTCCAACCGACCGCGCTGGTACACGAAGCGTGTATGCGCCTGCTGCGGACTCCGGGAAATTGGAAGAATCGCGAGCATCTCTTCCGGACGGCGGCACAGATGATGCGGCGCATCCTGACCGATTACGCACGGGCGAGAGGCGCGGACAAGCGTGGCGGACTCGCGGAGAACGTCGCGATCGACGACTTGATTCAACTGCCGGCGGCGTGGTCCGGGCTGTCGATGGAAGAGATGATCGCGCTAGACGCGGCAATCGATCGTTTGAAGGAAAAGGACGAGCGGCAGTCTATTGTTGTGGAGATGCGGTTCTTCGCAGGCCTGAGCGAAGAGGAGATCGCCGAGGCGCTGCAGGTTTCGGCGCGCACGGTCAAGCGAGACTGGGAATCGGCGCGCTCCTGGCTGTACGGGCAACTGCGGGTTAAGGGCAACTGA
- a CDS encoding protein kinase encodes MPPVCQMVSVGEVLADRFRIQKLIGAGGMGVVYEAEDMAGQLIVALKTIANDLAMDDRLTARLRNELLVARNVSHPNVCKVYEYWETERDGRQLVFFTMELLKGDTLAERIAAAGRLKPGEALTILKQVAAGLSEVHRLGIVHRDLKPANVFLIQESDGSERAVLMDFGLARAANRSVAAKTETGLVMGTPHYMAPELFEGGDAGPPADIYSFGVMALEMVTGSNYPLQAPRSLVPSLTAGWDTVLRCFQRDPAQRPATAKDVIAAIEWGAPVYRRILIGLGILAVAALAWTGFNRLPGRAAQVTQLTFDSGFTADPAASADGKLLVYASDRGSAEGDLNIWMHRMDTGAERQLTNDRGDEDEPAISPDGAQIAYRSAADRTLRVRPAGGGPTRAIAKWGEAPRYSPDGSKLVYWTGVEGERTAASGQIWVIPTLGGTPKRLAADFVDARAPVWSPDGRWILFRGVRDASASLDADRDWWMMDAEGERVTATGAGAKLRAAGLMPHDTPSAWDGSRVVFSARSGHTYNLWSLGINSFLRRAIGSPKAITTSNAFQAVPAMLTEGRIAYAIWREQINLWQIRTADGEIRQVTFHDSLDTRVSASRDGSKLAFGRRLGEVRDVWIKDLRTGEERTVARNELAVPFLSPHGDVVALSIGPAVRLLDVATGQQTDLCDHCGELLGWLPDQSAVLHLKELGDGTVQIAAVDLQSRSKRTLVSGRGLREAAVSPDGRSIAFTRRQDGVRSQLYVAVVDEDTPESRWLPITHLEGWADKPAWSDDGRTLYYKSDRDGFPCIWSQAFQPELLKPKGEARPLRHFHKITFTLSHLPPTALGVAQAHGSLFLSVDADSSNIWSIKP; translated from the coding sequence ATGCCGCCGGTATGCCAGATGGTCTCGGTCGGCGAGGTGCTGGCGGATCGGTTTCGCATACAGAAGTTGATCGGGGCGGGTGGAATGGGCGTGGTTTACGAAGCCGAGGACATGGCCGGTCAGCTGATAGTCGCCCTAAAGACGATCGCGAACGATCTGGCTATGGACGACCGCCTGACCGCACGCCTGCGCAACGAACTGCTGGTGGCGCGGAACGTGTCTCACCCTAATGTATGCAAGGTATACGAGTACTGGGAGACGGAACGCGACGGACGGCAGTTGGTGTTCTTCACCATGGAGTTGTTGAAGGGCGACACGCTCGCGGAGCGGATCGCGGCGGCGGGGCGCCTGAAGCCCGGAGAAGCGCTCACCATCCTGAAGCAGGTGGCGGCGGGACTGTCGGAGGTGCACAGGCTGGGAATCGTGCACCGTGATCTCAAACCGGCGAATGTATTTCTGATTCAGGAGTCCGACGGCAGCGAGCGTGCGGTGCTCATGGATTTCGGCTTGGCGCGGGCGGCGAACCGCAGCGTGGCGGCCAAGACTGAGACCGGTCTGGTTATGGGCACGCCGCACTACATGGCGCCGGAGCTGTTTGAGGGTGGGGACGCAGGGCCGCCGGCGGACATCTATTCGTTCGGCGTGATGGCGCTCGAGATGGTGACGGGGTCGAACTACCCGCTGCAGGCGCCACGCTCGTTGGTGCCGTCGCTGACGGCCGGATGGGACACGGTGCTGCGCTGTTTCCAGCGCGATCCGGCGCAGCGTCCGGCAACCGCGAAGGACGTGATCGCAGCGATTGAGTGGGGCGCTCCGGTGTACAGGAGGATTCTGATCGGACTGGGCATCCTCGCGGTCGCCGCGCTGGCGTGGACGGGATTCAACCGACTACCGGGGCGGGCCGCGCAGGTGACTCAACTGACTTTCGACAGCGGCTTCACGGCCGATCCGGCCGCATCGGCAGACGGGAAACTGTTGGTGTACGCGTCGGACCGGGGATCGGCGGAGGGCGACCTGAACATCTGGATGCATCGCATGGACACGGGTGCAGAGCGGCAACTTACGAATGATCGTGGCGATGAAGACGAGCCGGCGATCTCGCCAGACGGGGCACAGATTGCCTATCGCTCGGCGGCGGACCGGACACTGCGCGTACGGCCGGCAGGGGGCGGACCGACGCGCGCGATTGCCAAATGGGGAGAGGCCCCGCGTTACTCACCGGACGGTTCCAAGCTGGTGTACTGGACGGGGGTCGAAGGGGAGCGAACAGCCGCCTCCGGGCAGATCTGGGTAATCCCGACGTTGGGAGGCACACCGAAGCGGCTGGCGGCGGATTTCGTCGACGCGCGCGCGCCGGTGTGGTCTCCGGACGGTCGGTGGATCCTGTTTCGCGGCGTCCGCGATGCAAGCGCTTCGTTAGACGCCGACCGGGACTGGTGGATGATGGATGCCGAGGGAGAGCGGGTGACGGCCACCGGGGCAGGGGCCAAACTGCGCGCTGCGGGACTCATGCCGCACGACACGCCGAGCGCATGGGACGGATCGCGCGTCGTCTTTTCGGCGAGAAGCGGACATACTTACAACCTCTGGAGCCTCGGCATTAATTCCTTCCTGAGACGAGCCATCGGCAGTCCGAAGGCGATCACCACCAGCAACGCCTTTCAAGCAGTGCCTGCGATGCTTACGGAAGGGCGCATTGCCTATGCAATCTGGAGGGAGCAGATCAATCTTTGGCAGATCCGAACGGCCGACGGAGAGATTCGCCAAGTGACGTTCCACGATTCTTTAGATACGCGAGTTTCGGCTTCGCGCGACGGCAGTAAGCTGGCATTCGGCCGGCGATTGGGAGAGGTGCGCGATGTTTGGATCAAGGATCTGCGCACGGGCGAGGAGCGGACGGTGGCACGGAATGAACTGGCTGTGCCATTCCTTTCGCCGCACGGTGATGTGGTGGCGTTGTCGATCGGGCCGGCGGTGCGGTTGCTGGATGTCGCGACCGGGCAGCAGACCGACTTGTGCGACCACTGTGGCGAACTGTTGGGGTGGCTGCCTGACCAATCGGCCGTACTTCACCTAAAAGAGCTCGGCGACGGCACTGTGCAAATCGCAGCAGTGGACCTGCAGTCGCGATCGAAACGGACTCTCGTAAGCGGCCGCGGACTACGGGAGGCGGCGGTCTCGCCGGACGGCCGATCGATCGCGTTTACCAGACGGCAGGACGGAGTGCGTTCGCAGCTCTATGTCGCGGTAGTGGATGAGGATACGCCGGAGTCTAGGTGGCTGCCGATTACGCATCTGGAGGGCTGGGCGGATAAGCCGGCATGGTCCGACGACGGCCGTACGCTGTACTACAAATCGGATCGTGACGGGTTTCCGTGTATCTGGAGCCAGGCATTCCAGCCCGAGCTTTTAAAACCGAAAGGCGAGGCGAGGCCGCTGCGGCACTTCCACAAAATCACGTTTACGCTATCGCATCTGCCGCCCACGGCGCTGGGAGTGGCGCAGGCTCATGGCAGCCTGTTTCTGAGCGTAGACGCGGACAGCAGTAATATCTGGTCAATTAAACCCTGA
- a CDS encoding radical SAM protein, with amino-acid sequence MSLSRITLVSALSVYRAGGNEEYAPPLGILTLAGLLRDKFCVEIVDLDRLWWRPDSSEAFEQRAIAAIRATRPEILGFSSISGSYPLTMRLMGKCARLMPGTAIILGGPQASVVDTATMEAFRFVDFVLRGEADETFPLLLQAIAGTGRIDAIDGLTYRQNGRVARNPNAEPFNDLDWLPLPAYDLLPGIAELRSLPLEIGRGCPFACRFCSTNDFFRRRFRLKTAARTLEQMRELNTRFGVAIIDLVHDMFTVDRRRVKEFCELLISAGAPFEWSCSARTDSVDRELIGLMKDAGCRDIFFGIETGSQRMQRVIDKDLDLAAARESLRTVDEAGMFSTVSLIAGYPEETRADLKETVRFFSDSLFLERGNPQFNILSPLPETPLTTEYRDQLFLDPDWPEISENGSLQGSADQALIASHRDIFTNFYAFPCETGRGYLRRLRDFLAIGMVRCNGVMQALYRAAGDLMAVFEAWEQISGERSTAYYESAAFTVELLTFAESQYPGDMAMGVMTRFYRAMTEDAARDGSEPEPPACRASAVLLPGVRLVDCMGDVHAVFRALREGAPTEFTEAKRPVTLVIRPSGVNRSEILELPALVLEVLRHAAKRSAIEEIRADFEARGVRAGRFTARQIVDTSVERLVEEKLMRVFEPEGAPVQTGSNANSRMRKAVADRPVNTASDSVIASRIAPCSPFHILDNSASR; translated from the coding sequence ATGAGCCTGTCCCGCATTACGCTGGTGAGCGCGCTGAGTGTATACCGGGCGGGCGGCAATGAAGAGTACGCGCCGCCGCTGGGTATTCTGACGCTCGCCGGGTTGCTTCGCGACAAATTCTGCGTGGAGATCGTGGACCTCGACCGGTTGTGGTGGCGCCCGGATTCGAGCGAAGCTTTCGAGCAAAGAGCAATTGCGGCAATCCGGGCCACTCGTCCGGAGATTCTGGGCTTTAGTTCGATTTCGGGAAGTTACCCGCTGACCATGAGGCTAATGGGCAAATGCGCCCGCCTGATGCCGGGAACAGCGATCATATTGGGCGGACCGCAGGCGTCCGTGGTGGACACAGCGACGATGGAGGCATTCCGTTTCGTCGACTTTGTGTTGCGCGGGGAGGCGGATGAGACCTTCCCGCTGCTGCTGCAGGCAATTGCGGGGACCGGGCGAATCGACGCGATTGACGGGCTGACCTACCGACAGAACGGACGGGTGGCTCGGAATCCTAATGCAGAGCCATTCAACGATCTGGACTGGCTACCTTTGCCTGCGTACGACCTGCTGCCCGGTATTGCGGAGTTGCGCTCCCTGCCGCTGGAGATTGGCCGAGGCTGCCCCTTCGCGTGCCGCTTCTGTTCCACCAACGATTTCTTCCGAAGGCGTTTCCGGCTCAAAACGGCGGCCCGGACCCTCGAACAGATGCGAGAGTTGAACACGCGTTTTGGAGTCGCGATCATCGACCTGGTTCACGATATGTTTACAGTGGACCGGCGGAGAGTGAAGGAGTTCTGTGAACTGCTGATCTCCGCGGGGGCGCCGTTCGAATGGTCGTGCAGTGCGCGTACGGACTCGGTGGACCGGGAGTTAATCGGGCTAATGAAAGACGCCGGGTGTCGCGATATCTTCTTCGGGATCGAGACCGGATCGCAGCGGATGCAGCGGGTGATCGATAAGGACCTCGACCTCGCCGCGGCGCGAGAGAGTCTGCGGACGGTGGACGAGGCAGGCATGTTCAGTACCGTCTCGCTGATTGCCGGATATCCCGAGGAGACGCGGGCGGATCTCAAGGAAACAGTACGTTTCTTCAGCGACTCACTGTTTCTGGAGCGTGGAAACCCGCAATTCAACATTCTTTCACCGCTGCCGGAGACACCGTTGACGACGGAGTACCGGGACCAGCTCTTCCTCGATCCGGACTGGCCGGAGATCTCGGAGAACGGATCGTTGCAGGGATCCGCAGATCAGGCATTGATCGCGTCTCACCGGGACATCTTCACGAATTTCTACGCCTTCCCTTGCGAGACGGGGCGCGGATATCTGAGACGCCTTCGAGATTTTCTTGCAATTGGCATGGTGCGGTGCAATGGTGTGATGCAGGCCCTGTATCGCGCCGCGGGCGATCTGATGGCAGTGTTCGAAGCATGGGAGCAGATCTCCGGAGAACGATCGACCGCCTATTACGAGAGCGCGGCGTTCACCGTGGAGCTACTTACGTTCGCCGAGAGTCAATACCCGGGTGATATGGCGATGGGAGTGATGACACGCTTCTACCGGGCCATGACCGAGGATGCGGCGCGGGATGGCAGCGAGCCCGAACCGCCAGCATGTCGCGCGTCGGCGGTTCTGCTGCCGGGAGTGCGGCTGGTCGATTGCATGGGCGACGTACACGCTGTGTTCCGCGCCCTGCGGGAAGGTGCCCCGACGGAGTTTACCGAGGCGAAGCGGCCCGTCACGTTGGTAATCCGACCCAGCGGTGTCAACCGTTCGGAGATTCTGGAACTTCCCGCGCTGGTTCTGGAGGTTCTGCGGCACGCAGCGAAGCGCTCCGCAATCGAGGAAATCCGTGCGGACTTCGAGGCTCGGGGAGTGCGTGCCGGCAGATTCACGGCCCGTCAGATTGTAGATACGTCTGTCGAGAGACTGGTGGAGGAGAAACTGATGCGGGTGTTCGAGCCGGAAGGCGCGCCGGTTCAGACCGGCTCCAACGCAAATTCGCGAATGCGGAAGGCAGTCGCGGACAGGCCGGTAAACACGGCATCGGACAGCGTGATCGCCTCGCGCATAGCCCCCTGTTCTCCGTTCCACATTCTGGATAACTCAGCGTCGCGATAG